The Natronoglycomyces albus genome has a segment encoding these proteins:
- a CDS encoding MFS transporter: MRTEGHMRILARTGKFRRLLAVRLTSQASDGVFQASLAFSVFFNPDVVGADPLAYAAAVAVLIGPYSLLGPYVGVVLDRFPRRNLIAAVNIGRCGVVLGVSTAIALSWPMWIWIFLAMIAIASNRFILAGVTASHPHVVETPQLVTANSVASTAGAAVFGLGLATTGLLQLFGSGAWSYALLAALGAAGYLTAGLLAVRLFAAMDLGPDDNERTTTSVLGEIAAISRGMITGLRHLAGRKGPAYVIALQGLHRMLYGILFVVAVTMLLVYFWDRLADPDASGPLAWLIAIAVLGNVGVVIAAFITPKATRTLGSHRWVVLLLTLAAFTVAGIGATMMQMSFVVAVLLINIASQGIKIVADTSLQSRIDDAYRGRVFSLNDTVYNVSYLLGLFIGGLIVPADGYAPGIVFGLACAWALAAIGYHFTARTAWPYVDAPGPSAQRQTAQNTSA, translated from the coding sequence ATGCGCACCGAAGGCCATATGCGGATCTTGGCCCGCACCGGCAAGTTCCGTCGACTTCTCGCCGTGCGGCTGACATCGCAAGCCTCCGACGGGGTATTTCAAGCCAGCCTGGCCTTTAGTGTCTTCTTCAACCCGGACGTGGTGGGAGCCGACCCGCTTGCCTACGCGGCGGCGGTGGCGGTGCTCATCGGCCCGTACTCGCTGTTGGGCCCCTACGTCGGTGTCGTGCTCGACCGGTTCCCGCGCCGCAACTTGATCGCGGCGGTCAACATCGGCCGCTGCGGTGTCGTCCTTGGCGTCTCGACGGCCATCGCCTTGTCGTGGCCTATGTGGATATGGATATTCCTGGCCATGATCGCCATCGCCAGCAACCGCTTTATCCTCGCTGGCGTCACCGCCTCCCATCCGCATGTGGTGGAGACTCCGCAGCTGGTAACCGCCAACTCGGTGGCCTCCACCGCTGGGGCCGCGGTGTTCGGCCTAGGGCTGGCCACGACTGGCCTGCTGCAACTGTTCGGCTCCGGAGCCTGGTCGTATGCGCTTCTGGCAGCCCTGGGCGCGGCCGGGTATCTCACCGCGGGCCTGCTCGCGGTGCGCTTGTTTGCCGCAATGGACCTGGGCCCGGACGACAACGAACGCACCACCACCTCTGTCTTGGGCGAGATCGCCGCGATCTCGCGGGGGATGATCACCGGGTTGCGCCACCTTGCCGGTCGCAAGGGCCCCGCCTATGTCATCGCGTTGCAAGGCCTGCATCGCATGCTCTATGGCATCCTGTTCGTCGTCGCCGTGACAATGCTGCTGGTGTACTTCTGGGATCGCCTCGCCGACCCGGACGCCTCCGGGCCCCTGGCCTGGCTCATCGCGATCGCCGTACTGGGAAATGTCGGCGTCGTCATCGCCGCGTTCATTACTCCCAAAGCCACCCGCACCCTCGGCTCACACCGCTGGGTGGTCCTGTTGCTGACTCTCGCCGCGTTCACTGTCGCGGGTATCGGCGCCACCATGATGCAAATGTCCTTCGTCGTGGCCGTGCTCTTGATCAACATCGCCTCGCAGGGCATCAAGATCGTGGCAGACACGAGCTTGCAAAGCCGCATCGACGATGCCTATCGTGGCCGCGTCTTCAGCCTCAACGACACCGTCTACAACGTCTCCTACCTGCTGGGACTCTTTATCGGCGGGTTGATCGTACCGGCTGACGGTTACGCCCCAGGCATTGTTTTCGGCCTAGCCTGCGCCTGGGCGCTGGCCGCGATCGGCTACCACTTCACTGCCCGCACCGCATGGCCCTATGTGGACGCCCCAGGGCCGAGTGCGCAACGGCAGACCGCGCAAAACACCTCCGCGTGA
- a CDS encoding inositol-3-phosphate synthase, which translates to MGKIRVAIVGVGNCASSLVQGVEYYKDAAPTDRVPGLMHVQFGEYHISDIEFVAAFDVDAKKVGHDLASAINVSENNTVQFAEVPPSGVTVQRGPTFDGLGQYYQQMVSESSDEPVDVAQALRDAKADVLVCYLPVGSEEATRHYAQAAIDAKVAFVNALPVFIASDPVWAEKFTEAGVPIVGDDIKSQVGATIVHRVLAKLFEDRGVQLDHTYQLNFGGNMDFMNMLERTRLQSKKVSKTQSVTSQIPREMNGADVHIGPSDHVPWLTDRKWAYIRLEGTTFGDVPLNAELKLEVWDSPNSAGVIIDALRAAKIAADRGHGGPLLSASSYFMKSPPVQYSDHDAHEAVEALIKGETK; encoded by the coding sequence ATGGGTAAAATCCGCGTCGCAATTGTCGGGGTAGGTAACTGCGCGTCTTCGCTGGTTCAAGGCGTTGAGTACTACAAGGATGCAGCCCCAACCGACCGAGTACCCGGACTCATGCACGTGCAGTTCGGCGAATACCACATCAGCGACATCGAGTTTGTCGCCGCGTTCGACGTAGACGCCAAGAAGGTCGGCCATGACTTGGCCAGCGCCATCAACGTCTCGGAGAACAACACCGTGCAGTTCGCTGAGGTTCCGCCCTCGGGTGTGACCGTGCAGCGAGGCCCGACCTTTGATGGTTTGGGTCAGTACTACCAGCAGATGGTGTCAGAATCATCTGACGAGCCGGTGGATGTCGCGCAGGCGTTGCGTGATGCGAAGGCTGACGTGCTGGTGTGTTACTTGCCGGTCGGCTCTGAGGAAGCGACGCGCCACTACGCCCAGGCTGCTATCGACGCCAAGGTGGCGTTTGTGAACGCGCTGCCGGTGTTTATCGCATCGGACCCAGTGTGGGCTGAGAAGTTCACCGAGGCTGGCGTGCCGATTGTCGGGGACGACATCAAGTCGCAGGTGGGCGCCACCATCGTTCACCGGGTGCTGGCGAAGCTGTTCGAGGACCGTGGAGTGCAGCTGGACCACACCTATCAGCTGAACTTCGGCGGCAACATGGACTTTATGAACATGTTGGAGCGCACGCGCTTGCAGTCGAAGAAGGTCTCTAAGACTCAATCGGTGACCTCGCAGATCCCCCGCGAAATGAATGGCGCCGATGTTCACATTGGTCCCTCGGACCACGTGCCGTGGTTGACCGACCGCAAGTGGGCCTACATTCGCCTGGAGGGCACCACTTTCGGTGATGTTCCGTTGAACGCGGAGCTGAAGCTGGAAGTGTGGGATTCTCCGAACTCCGCCGGTGTCATCATCGACGCGCTGCGCGCGGCGAAGATCGCCGCCGACCGTGGGCATGGCGGACCGCTGTTGTCGGCGTCGAGCTACTTTATGAAGAGCCCGCCGGTGCAGTATTCCGACCACGATGCGCATGAGGCGGTCGAGGCTCTGATCAAGGGCGAGACCAAGTAG
- a CDS encoding PadR family transcriptional regulator: MLELAILGLLHDSPMHGYELRKRLLNLLGAFRAAISYGSLYPTLKRMRERGLIVADEPDATDEAPVLTGRRARIIYRLSPEGKERFAEIMSGSGGDDCFEDAHFGVHFAFFSRTDPATRLRILEGRRRRVEERRERIRAALDRTTERLDAYGVELQRHGLETADREVRWLNELIASEEQGTPPSQTSDTDRHRSGASPSEDAEKRDSTIENNEQGGMRDG; this comes from the coding sequence ATGCTGGAACTGGCCATACTTGGTCTCCTGCATGACTCGCCCATGCACGGCTATGAGTTGAGAAAGCGCTTGCTCAACTTGCTCGGTGCTTTCCGCGCCGCGATTAGCTACGGCTCGCTGTATCCCACCCTCAAAAGGATGCGCGAGCGCGGGCTCATCGTGGCCGATGAACCCGACGCGACCGACGAAGCACCGGTGCTGACGGGGCGCCGTGCTCGCATTATTTACCGGCTCTCACCCGAGGGCAAGGAACGATTCGCGGAAATCATGTCCGGTTCTGGCGGGGATGACTGCTTTGAGGACGCCCACTTCGGCGTGCACTTTGCGTTTTTCTCCCGTACGGACCCGGCTACGCGGCTGCGCATCCTCGAAGGACGCCGCCGCCGCGTAGAGGAACGTCGGGAACGGATCCGCGCTGCGCTGGACCGCACCACCGAGAGGCTCGACGCCTACGGAGTGGAGCTGCAACGGCACGGCCTGGAGACCGCCGACAGGGAGGTCCGGTGGCTCAACGAGCTCATCGCCTCCGAAGAACAGGGAACACCACCTTCCCAAACCTCTGATACTGACCGCCATCGGTCAGGGGCCTCGCCTAGCGAGGATGCGGAGAAACGGGACAGCACCATCGAAAATAACGAACAAGGAGGCATGCGCGATGGGTAA
- a CDS encoding DUF5318 family protein — protein sequence MRERYTTVDYALRKKRLLQQVASGLISTSEVCDASPYLANAARFHGEDLARRCPICRRSRLRMVHYVFGDDLSSASGSARSKRELRILAESYPEFDVFAVEVCRECSWNHLIYQFRLGFNVQDFKVTESVESPPGATGLTRRPAGTTTTGPDVNHNNVNPTSSGQLTRLGADPQNRTGGTSCDVDG from the coding sequence GTGCGGGAACGATATACCACCGTTGACTACGCGCTGCGCAAGAAACGCTTGCTGCAGCAGGTGGCTAGTGGCCTCATCAGCACCTCCGAGGTGTGTGATGCCAGCCCGTATCTGGCAAACGCAGCCCGCTTCCACGGGGAAGATCTCGCGCGACGCTGCCCCATCTGCCGCCGCAGTCGCCTCCGCATGGTTCACTACGTGTTCGGCGACGATCTCTCCTCGGCGTCAGGCTCAGCCCGCAGCAAACGCGAACTGCGCATATTGGCCGAAAGCTACCCTGAGTTCGATGTCTTCGCGGTCGAAGTATGTCGCGAATGCAGCTGGAATCACCTGATCTATCAGTTCCGACTCGGATTCAATGTGCAAGACTTCAAGGTCACCGAGTCAGTCGAGTCGCCTCCAGGCGCGACCGGCCTCACGCGCCGCCCGGCGGGAACGACCACTACCGGGCCGGACGTGAACCACAACAATGTGAACCCAACTAGCTCGGGGCAACTGACGCGGCTGGGTGCGGATCCCCAAAACCGCACCGGCGGCACAAGCTGTGACGTGGATGGTTAA
- a CDS encoding transglycosylase domain-containing protein: protein MSDYGYRSSSSPEGGRFFNNGDIPEDEHSSRSHPYGDQGSYGSYGSAPSSPSGGTSYGSSASGRGSSSESNPYGSSSGTYGRGGAAGPTSGAASGASGGRASANAYGSSPYGSPDQDNPYGSAAEGGYGNSYGSSNPYGSTHSGASAGSASVGGAASVSGASAGSASVPGPEGPSPSEAPAGAARGSASVTGTRRKGVRSEEDIAALRKKKKQKRRRKVYIAMAAVFIIMMGGITVAGAMFFQSVEMPDQLSLEETSFAYYAGGEHEMGSYGQYHRKLIRDTEDVTDELKWATIALEDRTFYEHPGVDMKGVMRAVWNNVSGGDKQGASTLSMQYAGQLADIRDDISYTRKASEAVIAMKMDRQMSKDEILMSYLNIAYFGRGAYGVAAASEVYFGKPYEELDYAEAVYVVMQVQSPNGFYDPEISDPEEAHDRIMNRWSYGVNGLVAINELSGVTQADIDELMEKHEGVYPTPIEFDENPGTYGANTPTGFVSHGYVYAELRDRFGISYDQLYGNDGYDGGYTIELTIDKELQDAAERLAYRGPLNEDGDGFENTEEAAFLYNYAENMTASIVVVEPGTGEVLAYYGGPDGTGIDKAGPNNPHPPSSTFKTITTAVAIDNGASIESWWDARSGRTFDSLEGSEQEEDGIRNSGDSSNPPEMTLQDSLIQSKNTPMFSIADTYGASSVLETAAKLGLTHMKRNDDNYLFDQDGNVTRFGPEKDDDDNFVLDENGNIDRWIPKDTDEDGNPVAIPIDRDGPRAIVDNHVSFGQYDVSVKDMAVIYATIANNGQYNEPHFIKSVTDHNGNPVPEKRELRSSQAISQEVARDLQHVGNQITPIPQGNGLNDGRPFFGKTGTWERDCHSADMTPSCERGQNSHLWYVGAIPQLSVAAWVGDIGDENGLLTNEWGGTEGVFGGTIAGPLWAEYIHQAVEKKGYDPQPWSDPVRVGSAENGELHSYPADKLVPGGAFCSAFPDHGPCREANDDDDDDDDDDNDRDPLCRIFPDRCDDGDDDDDDDDDNRGDFGIDPPGEDEE, encoded by the coding sequence ATGAGCGACTACGGTTATCGCTCGTCCTCATCCCCCGAGGGCGGACGATTCTTCAACAACGGCGACATACCTGAGGACGAGCACAGCTCCCGGTCCCATCCTTATGGAGACCAAGGGAGCTACGGTTCGTATGGTTCAGCCCCCTCCTCTCCCTCCGGCGGCACCAGCTACGGTTCCTCCGCCAGCGGCAGAGGAAGCAGCTCTGAGAGCAACCCCTACGGCTCTTCCTCGGGCACCTACGGCAGAGGTGGGGCGGCGGGCCCGACCTCAGGCGCGGCGTCCGGAGCCTCTGGCGGCCGTGCCTCGGCCAATGCTTACGGTTCCAGCCCATATGGTTCACCCGACCAGGACAACCCGTATGGTTCTGCCGCTGAAGGTGGCTACGGCAATTCCTATGGCAGCTCAAATCCCTATGGTTCTACCCATTCGGGCGCCTCGGCGGGCAGCGCTTCGGTGGGCGGAGCAGCGTCGGTCAGCGGTGCCTCGGCTGGTAGCGCTTCGGTGCCCGGCCCTGAAGGTCCCTCGCCAAGCGAGGCCCCCGCTGGAGCGGCTCGCGGCTCGGCCTCGGTGACGGGAACCCGCCGCAAGGGCGTGCGCAGCGAAGAAGACATCGCGGCGCTGAGGAAGAAGAAAAAGCAGAAACGCCGCCGTAAGGTCTACATCGCGATGGCCGCGGTGTTCATCATTATGATGGGCGGCATCACCGTCGCCGGTGCCATGTTCTTCCAGTCGGTGGAGATGCCCGACCAACTCTCTCTCGAAGAGACCTCATTTGCCTACTATGCCGGTGGCGAACATGAGATGGGCTCCTACGGCCAGTACCACCGCAAGCTTATTCGCGACACCGAAGACGTGACCGACGAACTCAAATGGGCCACGATCGCGCTGGAGGACCGCACCTTCTACGAACACCCCGGTGTGGACATGAAGGGCGTCATGCGCGCGGTGTGGAACAACGTCTCCGGTGGCGACAAACAGGGCGCCTCCACGCTGTCGATGCAGTATGCCGGTCAGCTGGCCGACATTCGCGACGACATCAGCTACACCCGTAAAGCCTCTGAGGCCGTCATCGCGATGAAGATGGACCGGCAGATGTCCAAAGACGAGATCCTCATGAGCTATCTGAACATCGCTTATTTCGGGCGCGGCGCCTATGGAGTGGCGGCAGCCTCGGAGGTCTACTTCGGCAAGCCGTATGAGGAGCTCGACTACGCCGAGGCCGTGTATGTGGTCATGCAGGTCCAAAGCCCCAACGGCTTCTACGACCCGGAGATCAGCGACCCCGAAGAGGCGCATGATCGGATCATGAACCGTTGGTCGTACGGCGTAAATGGTCTGGTGGCCATCAATGAGCTCTCCGGCGTCACGCAGGCCGATATCGACGAGCTGATGGAAAAGCACGAAGGCGTCTACCCAACACCGATTGAGTTCGACGAGAATCCGGGCACGTATGGAGCCAACACTCCGACTGGTTTTGTCTCCCACGGCTACGTCTATGCGGAGCTGCGCGACCGCTTTGGCATCTCCTATGACCAGCTCTATGGCAATGACGGATACGACGGTGGTTACACCATCGAGCTGACCATCGACAAGGAACTTCAGGATGCCGCCGAGAGGCTGGCATACCGAGGGCCGCTCAACGAGGACGGCGACGGTTTCGAGAACACCGAGGAAGCCGCGTTCCTCTATAACTACGCCGAGAATATGACCGCTTCCATTGTGGTCGTAGAACCCGGCACGGGTGAGGTTTTGGCCTATTACGGCGGGCCCGACGGGACCGGTATCGACAAGGCCGGGCCGAACAACCCGCACCCACCATCGTCGACGTTCAAGACCATCACCACCGCCGTCGCGATCGACAACGGCGCTTCCATCGAGTCCTGGTGGGACGCGCGCAGCGGCCGTACGTTTGACTCGCTGGAGGGTTCGGAGCAAGAAGAGGACGGTATTCGTAACTCTGGCGACAGTTCGAATCCGCCGGAGATGACGTTGCAGGACTCGCTCATCCAATCGAAGAACACCCCGATGTTCTCCATTGCCGACACCTACGGGGCCTCCTCGGTGTTGGAGACGGCCGCCAAGCTGGGCCTGACCCACATGAAGCGCAATGACGACAACTACCTGTTCGATCAGGACGGCAACGTCACTCGCTTTGGCCCAGAGAAGGACGACGACGACAACTTCGTTCTCGATGAGAACGGCAACATCGATCGCTGGATTCCCAAGGACACCGACGAGGACGGCAACCCGGTGGCCATCCCCATCGACAGGGACGGTCCGCGTGCCATTGTGGACAACCACGTGAGCTTTGGTCAGTATGACGTCTCGGTGAAGGACATGGCGGTCATTTACGCGACCATCGCCAATAACGGCCAGTACAACGAACCGCACTTCATCAAGTCGGTGACCGACCACAATGGCAACCCGGTTCCTGAGAAGCGGGAGCTACGTTCCTCGCAGGCGATTTCGCAGGAAGTCGCCCGCGACTTGCAGCACGTCGGCAATCAGATCACTCCGATTCCCCAGGGCAATGGCCTCAACGATGGCCGTCCGTTCTTCGGCAAGACCGGGACGTGGGAGCGTGACTGCCACAGCGCGGACATGACCCCCTCCTGTGAAAGGGGGCAGAACTCCCACCTGTGGTACGTCGGGGCGATTCCGCAGCTGAGTGTGGCCGCCTGGGTGGGTGACATCGGCGACGAGAACGGGCTGCTCACTAATGAGTGGGGCGGTACCGAGGGAGTCTTTGGTGGCACGATCGCTGGCCCACTGTGGGCCGAATACATCCACCAGGCGGTGGAGAAGAAAGGCTACGATCCACAACCGTGGTCGGACCCGGTGCGGGTGGGCAGTGCCGAAAACGGAGAACTGCATAGCTACCCGGCCGACAAGCTGGTTCCCGGCGGGGCCTTCTGTTCGGCCTTCCCCGACCACGGCCCCTGTCGGGAAGCCAATGACGACGATGACGACGACGATGACGACGACAACGACCGTGATCCCTTGTGTCGCATCTTCCCCGATCGTTGCGACGATGGCGATGACGACGACGATGATGACGACGACAACCGCGGCGACTTCGGAATTGATCCGCCCGGTGAAGACGAAGAATAA